The following are encoded in a window of Halorarum salinum genomic DNA:
- a CDS encoding nucleotide exchange factor GrpE, with protein sequence MSDDAGTEQEEPETVETGDESAGSDAEPGEPTLADEVAEHDENLADRVAALEERAADAADRADEAEARAEEAEERADELESNLARTKADFQNYKKRAKKRQEQQRERATEDLVSRLTEVRDNLVRALDQDEDADIRPGVESTLETFDRVLAEENVEVIAPEPGEDVDPERHEVMMRVDSDRPDGTVAEVYKPGYEMAGKVIEAAQVTVSDGDE encoded by the coding sequence ATGAGCGACGACGCCGGGACCGAGCAGGAGGAACCGGAGACGGTCGAGACCGGGGACGAGTCGGCGGGTTCGGACGCGGAACCGGGGGAGCCGACCCTCGCCGACGAGGTCGCAGAGCACGACGAGAATCTCGCCGACCGGGTCGCCGCCCTCGAGGAACGGGCGGCGGACGCGGCCGACCGGGCCGACGAGGCGGAAGCGCGCGCCGAGGAGGCCGAGGAACGGGCCGACGAACTGGAGTCGAACCTCGCCAGGACGAAGGCCGACTTCCAGAACTACAAGAAGCGGGCGAAGAAGCGGCAAGAGCAGCAGAGGGAGCGGGCGACCGAGGACCTCGTGTCGCGGCTCACCGAGGTGCGCGACAACCTCGTGCGCGCGCTCGACCAGGACGAGGACGCCGACATCCGGCCGGGCGTCGAGTCGACGCTGGAGACGTTCGACCGGGTGCTCGCGGAGGAGAACGTCGAGGTCATCGCGCCCGAACCGGGTGAGGACGTCGACCCCGAGCGCCACGAGGTGATGATGCGAGTCGACAGCGACCGGCCGGACGGGACGGTCGCGGAGGTGTACAAGCCGGGCTACGAGATGGCGGGCAAGGTAATAGAGGCCGCGCAGGTCACCGTCAGCGACGGCGACGAGTGA
- a CDS encoding MATE family efflux transporter, with protein sequence MGGFARPLDAIAGVLERFGVIDAERLDETVALAWPRVLTGFAIMSKQAVDLALVGLAVGATAVAGLAYAGAYWQVAKFVGIGLAGGTVSLVSQNYGGGEGDRASLVVEQSVWLALVLSIPIVAGYWLFATPLVGLLGSDPDAVRYGSTYLAFVAPGVLFEFLNLIASRTYAGVGDTFTPMAMRAGGALLNVVLSAALIFGAGLGVAGAAIGTTVSTGVVLCLLAWGMLGREYGLPRLGASPVPLVREGPRFDGVLVRQLIEVSTPLMGRRAAEGLLVFPLLWIASSFGPVVVAAIEVGRRVRALVNCFSWGFSIAASTLVGQRLGAGEEREAEAYGAAIVRLSAVVYLVVVALVVAFATPIAGVFVGGPEAVGAAATFVRVAAVSAVALGVDGSATGVLRGAGDTRWPFLASLIGRYAFALPVALLATATPLGVVGLYLALLLETLVPGVLNLRRFRTNRWKGISRAYRPASEPG encoded by the coding sequence ATGGGAGGGTTCGCGCGCCCCCTCGACGCGATCGCGGGGGTGCTGGAACGGTTCGGCGTCATCGACGCCGAGCGGCTCGACGAGACGGTCGCGCTGGCCTGGCCCCGGGTGCTCACCGGCTTCGCCATCATGTCGAAGCAGGCGGTCGACCTCGCGCTCGTGGGGCTGGCGGTCGGGGCGACCGCCGTCGCCGGGCTGGCGTACGCCGGCGCGTACTGGCAGGTCGCCAAGTTCGTCGGCATCGGGCTCGCCGGCGGCACGGTGAGCCTCGTCTCCCAGAACTACGGGGGCGGGGAGGGGGACCGCGCGTCGCTCGTGGTCGAGCAGAGCGTCTGGCTGGCGCTCGTGCTCTCGATCCCCATCGTCGCCGGCTACTGGCTGTTCGCGACGCCGCTCGTCGGGCTCCTGGGCTCGGACCCGGACGCGGTCCGCTACGGAAGCACGTACCTCGCGTTCGTCGCGCCCGGCGTCCTGTTCGAGTTCCTGAACCTGATCGCGAGCCGGACGTACGCCGGCGTCGGGGACACGTTCACGCCGATGGCCATGCGCGCCGGCGGGGCCCTCCTCAACGTCGTGCTCAGCGCGGCGCTCATCTTCGGCGCGGGGCTCGGCGTCGCCGGCGCGGCCATCGGGACCACCGTCTCGACCGGCGTCGTGTTGTGCCTGCTCGCCTGGGGAATGCTCGGGCGCGAGTACGGGCTCCCCCGACTCGGGGCCAGTCCGGTCCCGCTCGTCCGCGAGGGACCCCGGTTCGACGGCGTGCTGGTCCGGCAGCTGATCGAGGTGTCGACGCCGCTCATGGGGCGGCGGGCCGCCGAGGGGCTGCTCGTGTTCCCGCTCCTGTGGATCGCCTCGTCGTTCGGCCCCGTCGTCGTCGCGGCCATCGAGGTCGGTCGCCGGGTACGGGCGCTCGTCAACTGCTTCAGCTGGGGGTTCTCGATCGCCGCGAGCACGCTCGTCGGCCAGCGGCTCGGCGCCGGCGAGGAGCGGGAGGCCGAGGCGTACGGCGCGGCGATCGTCCGCCTGTCCGCGGTCGTCTACCTCGTCGTCGTCGCGCTCGTCGTCGCGTTCGCGACGCCGATCGCGGGCGTCTTCGTCGGCGGCCCGGAGGCGGTCGGCGCCGCGGCGACGTTCGTCCGCGTGGCGGCGGTGAGCGCGGTCGCGCTCGGCGTCGACGGCTCCGCGACGGGGGTGCTCCGCGGGGCGGGCGACACCCGCTGGCCCTTCCTCGCCTCGCTGATCGGCCGGTACGCGTTCGCGCTCCCGGTCGCGCTGCTCGCGACGGCCACGCCGCTCGGGGTCGTCGGCCTCTACCTCGCGCTCCTGCTCGAGACGCTCGTCCCCGGGGTGCTCAACCTGCGGCGGTTCCGGACGAACCGGTGGAAGGGAATCAGCCGGGCGTATCGCCCCGCCTCGGAACCCGGGTGA
- a CDS encoding proteasome assembly chaperone family protein, producing MARIDVRTDVALADPVLVEGLPGVGLVGKIAADHLVEAFGMTHYADVHCESLPRSAAFGPDDRGIRTPVRLYADQGRDLLVLQSDVPVPPRAATEFAECIADWFREESVVPVYVAGLTRERPVEGTAGEADEKQRKVFGIASGSGAAILDRTEVPEPDDAGIVSGPTGALLNHALATNLTAVGLVADCDPQFPDPLAARAVLEEGVAPITGVDVPTDDLEEHAGRIQRAKERLARQVREEDENSSQAQRLRMYQ from the coding sequence ATGGCACGGATCGACGTACGAACCGACGTCGCACTCGCCGACCCGGTGCTCGTGGAGGGGCTCCCGGGCGTCGGCCTCGTGGGGAAGATCGCCGCGGACCACCTCGTCGAGGCGTTCGGGATGACTCACTACGCGGACGTCCACTGCGAGTCGCTCCCGAGGTCGGCCGCGTTCGGCCCGGACGACAGGGGGATCCGGACGCCCGTCCGCCTGTACGCCGACCAGGGACGGGACCTGCTGGTGCTCCAGTCCGACGTTCCCGTCCCGCCGCGGGCGGCGACGGAGTTCGCGGAGTGCATCGCCGACTGGTTCCGCGAGGAGTCGGTCGTCCCGGTGTACGTCGCGGGGCTGACGCGGGAACGGCCCGTGGAGGGGACGGCCGGGGAGGCGGACGAGAAGCAGCGGAAGGTCTTCGGCATCGCGTCGGGGAGCGGGGCGGCGATCCTGGACCGGACGGAGGTCCCCGAACCCGACGACGCCGGCATCGTCTCGGGCCCCACGGGGGCGCTGTTGAACCACGCGCTGGCGACGAACCTCACCGCCGTCGGCCTCGTTGCCGACTGCGACCCCCAGTTCCCGGACCCCCTGGCCGCCAGGGCCGTGCTGGAGGAGGGCGTCGCCCCCATCACGGGCGTCGACGTGCCGACCGACGACCTCGAGGAGCACGCCGGTCGCATCCAGCGCGCGAAGGAGCGGCTCGCCCGGCAGGTCCGGGAGGAGGACGAGAACTCCTCGCAGGCCCAGCGACTCCGGATGTACCAGTGA
- a CDS encoding RsmB/NOP family class I SAM-dependent RNA methyltransferase, with translation MNPLDRYAPLVGDEAAFRAACERPLPSVVRTNSIRADPARVARAFDEEGTGYERADWHDGVFRLEGRSPGTTWPYTHGWVHGQEEVSALPALALDPRPGERVLDTCAAPGSKTSQLAGLMEDRGTLVGNDTNLGRISALRHNAERLGVTNLVVDHQDARNYSLNGFDFDEFDRVLVDAPCSCEGTVRKNPDALDAWTLDHVRRVAGIQKGILRRAVQATRPGGAVIYSTCTFAPEENEAVLDHVLAEEDCEVLEWDSPLESAPGVTEWEDETYDPQVRRATRVYPHLNDTGGFFLAKLRVGGGGEGVAG, from the coding sequence ATGAACCCGCTCGACCGTTACGCGCCCCTCGTCGGGGACGAGGCGGCGTTCCGGGCCGCCTGCGAGCGGCCGCTCCCCTCGGTCGTCCGGACGAACTCCATCCGGGCCGACCCGGCCCGCGTCGCCAGGGCGTTCGACGAGGAGGGGACCGGCTACGAGCGCGCGGACTGGCACGACGGGGTCTTCCGCCTCGAGGGGCGTTCCCCGGGGACGACGTGGCCGTACACCCACGGCTGGGTCCACGGGCAGGAGGAGGTCTCCGCGCTCCCCGCGCTCGCGCTCGACCCGCGACCGGGGGAGCGGGTGCTCGACACCTGCGCGGCGCCGGGGAGCAAGACGAGCCAGCTCGCCGGGCTGATGGAGGACCGCGGCACCCTGGTCGGCAACGACACGAACCTCGGGCGCATCTCGGCGCTCCGGCACAACGCCGAACGCCTCGGCGTGACGAACCTCGTCGTCGACCACCAGGACGCGCGCAACTACTCGTTGAACGGCTTCGACTTCGACGAGTTCGACCGGGTGCTCGTGGACGCGCCCTGCTCGTGTGAGGGCACCGTCCGCAAGAACCCGGACGCGCTGGACGCGTGGACGCTCGATCACGTCCGCCGGGTCGCGGGGATCCAGAAGGGCATCCTGCGGCGCGCCGTGCAGGCGACGAGACCCGGCGGAGCGGTCATCTACTCCACCTGCACCTTCGCCCCGGAGGAGAACGAGGCCGTCCTGGACCACGTGCTCGCCGAGGAGGACTGCGAGGTCCTCGAGTGGGACTCCCCGCTGGAGTCGGCGCCGGGCGTCACCGAGTGGGAGGACGAGACGTACGACCCGCAGGTGCGGCGGGCGACCCGGGTGTACCCCCACCTGAACGACACGGGCGGGTTCTTCCTGGCGAAGCTCCGCGTGGGCGGCGGCGGGGAGGGGGTGGCGGGCTGA
- a CDS encoding DUF7122 family protein, which yields MAPDGNDGQRFDRLPATAAEREVEGRATRAEVLDWWEERFDIPPGTFDGYTFWEKGAGKLWAFAADLPTPQAREGVGITFLRTRQEHWKPTTTAAMRWGRLATRNVIELPPGEARAFAAGHDQDLPDWDGDWGYLIATHDIAGGREPIGVGLYLYDELRSVVPKGYQEELPERHRRR from the coding sequence ATGGCCCCCGACGGAAACGACGGCCAGCGGTTCGACCGCCTCCCAGCCACCGCCGCCGAGCGCGAGGTCGAGGGCCGCGCGACGCGCGCGGAGGTGCTCGACTGGTGGGAGGAGCGGTTCGACATCCCGCCGGGAACGTTCGACGGCTACACCTTCTGGGAGAAGGGAGCCGGCAAGCTCTGGGCGTTCGCGGCCGACCTCCCGACCCCCCAGGCGCGCGAGGGCGTCGGCATCACCTTCCTCAGGACGAGACAGGAGCACTGGAAGCCGACGACGACGGCGGCGATGCGCTGGGGCCGGCTGGCGACGCGGAACGTGATCGAACTCCCGCCCGGCGAGGCCCGGGCGTTCGCGGCCGGCCACGACCAGGACCTTCCCGACTGGGACGGCGACTGGGGCTACCTGATCGCGACCCACGACATCGCGGGCGGGCGGGAACCGATCGGCGTCGGACTGTACCTCTACGACGAACTCCGCTCCGTGGTTCCGAAGGGGTACCAGGAGGAGTTGCCGGAGCGCCACCGCCGTCGGTAG
- a CDS encoding DUF2243 domain-containing protein, with protein MDDPEGTWLGLRRRAKPLVQAGVLLGLGLGGFFDGIVLHQILQWHHMVSSHPDPTVAGDLELNVMADGLFHAVTYVLTVLGVGFLWRAWRRPAVPASGRTLFGSTIIGWGLFNLIEGIVDHHLLGIHHVWPAGPGPVILWDVAFLAWGALFVAGGYAVVRGDDAASPTRGADREEAGREEPEREEVD; from the coding sequence ATGGACGACCCCGAGGGGACGTGGCTGGGGCTACGGCGACGCGCGAAACCGCTCGTCCAGGCCGGGGTCCTTCTCGGTCTGGGGCTGGGCGGGTTCTTCGACGGGATCGTCCTCCACCAGATCCTCCAGTGGCACCACATGGTTTCGTCCCACCCGGACCCGACCGTCGCGGGCGACCTCGAACTGAACGTGATGGCCGACGGCCTCTTCCACGCCGTGACGTACGTCCTCACGGTCCTGGGGGTCGGATTCCTCTGGCGGGCGTGGCGACGGCCGGCCGTCCCCGCGTCGGGTCGCACGCTGTTCGGGTCGACGATTATCGGGTGGGGCCTCTTCAACCTGATCGAAGGGATCGTGGACCACCACCTCCTCGGCATCCACCACGTGTGGCCGGCCGGCCCCGGCCCGGTGATCCTCTGGGACGTCGCGTTTCTGGCGTGGGGCGCGCTGTTCGTCGCCGGCGGATACGCCGTCGTTCGGGGCGACGACGCCGCCTCCCCGACGAGGGGGGCCGACCGAGAGGAAGCCGGCCGTGAGGAACCCGAACGGGAGGAAGTCGACTGA
- a CDS encoding DUF790 family protein translates to MLRKDLLRVSRRGGSYRPEFVAGDDDARALAARVLGTFQGHVGEPRRALEAALTDLERDAPDFKLVRGFAALLEREATFETRAPLPPERARRAAFEAAERVGAADESERAAALAAAADRLGTDAEAVESSLFADREPERVLAAFDARWDPDSLCEQYDLSLAQTALFDATEVRVRSADPKALVSAAKRLGLLYEVVRTDEGRELVVTGPDALFRRSRRYGTAFARLLRTVAGGTTDWTLTATVDDRGTERELRLTDADVSVPGTEPLAEPAFDSGVEADFAARFRALDLDWTLVREPEPLETGNRVMIPDFSFEYRHADYHVFFEVMGFWTPEYVEKKLSQLEAVEDVDLLVAVDESLGAGEAVEARDHRAVPYSGTVRVKDVVDVLREYESELEAEVTADLPGTLAPDADVVALEAVAADHGVPADALEDVSFPDHERVGGTLVRPAVLRSVGDELDAGMAYAEAESVLAERGIADSSAALSALGYRVEWEGLGGGTLREKAGDGTDERR, encoded by the coding sequence GTGCTGCGAAAGGACCTCCTGCGCGTCTCCCGCCGCGGCGGGAGCTACCGGCCGGAGTTCGTCGCCGGCGACGACGACGCCCGGGCGCTCGCGGCCCGCGTCCTCGGGACGTTCCAGGGTCACGTCGGGGAGCCACGACGCGCGCTGGAGGCCGCGCTGACCGACCTCGAACGGGACGCGCCGGACTTCAAGCTCGTCAGGGGGTTCGCCGCCCTGCTGGAGCGGGAGGCGACGTTCGAGACGCGGGCCCCGCTCCCGCCCGAGCGCGCCCGCCGGGCCGCCTTCGAGGCGGCCGAACGCGTCGGCGCCGCGGACGAGTCCGAGCGCGCGGCGGCGCTCGCGGCGGCCGCGGACCGCCTCGGGACCGACGCGGAGGCCGTCGAGTCGTCGCTGTTCGCCGACCGGGAGCCCGAGCGGGTGCTCGCGGCGTTCGACGCGCGATGGGACCCGGACTCGCTGTGCGAGCAGTACGACCTCTCGCTCGCACAGACGGCGCTGTTCGACGCGACGGAGGTTCGGGTGCGTTCGGCGGACCCGAAGGCGCTCGTCTCGGCGGCCAAGCGGCTCGGGTTGCTGTACGAGGTGGTGCGCACCGACGAGGGGCGGGAGCTAGTCGTCACCGGGCCGGACGCGTTGTTCCGCCGTAGCAGGCGCTACGGGACCGCGTTCGCCCGCCTCCTCCGGACGGTCGCCGGGGGCACGACCGACTGGACGCTGACCGCGACCGTCGACGACCGGGGAACCGAGCGGGAGCTCCGGCTCACGGACGCGGACGTGTCCGTCCCGGGGACCGAACCCCTGGCGGAGCCGGCGTTCGACTCGGGCGTCGAGGCCGACTTCGCCGCGCGGTTCCGCGCGCTCGATCTGGACTGGACGCTGGTTCGGGAGCCGGAGCCGCTGGAGACGGGGAACCGGGTCATGATCCCCGACTTCTCCTTCGAGTACCGCCACGCGGACTACCACGTGTTTTTTGAAGTGATGGGGTTCTGGACGCCCGAGTACGTCGAGAAGAAGCTCTCCCAGCTCGAGGCCGTGGAGGACGTCGACCTCCTCGTCGCGGTGGACGAGTCGCTCGGCGCCGGCGAGGCGGTCGAGGCGCGGGACCACCGGGCCGTCCCCTACTCGGGTACCGTCCGGGTGAAGGACGTGGTCGACGTCCTGCGGGAGTACGAATCGGAACTCGAGGCCGAGGTGACCGCGGACCTCCCCGGGACGCTCGCGCCCGACGCCGACGTGGTCGCGCTCGAGGCGGTCGCGGCCGACCACGGCGTCCCCGCCGACGCGCTCGAGGACGTGTCGTTCCCGGACCACGAGCGCGTCGGGGGGACGCTCGTCCGGCCGGCCGTGCTGCGGTCGGTCGGCGACGAACTCGACGCCGGAATGGCCTACGCGGAGGCGGAATCGGTCCTCGCGGAGCGGGGCATCGCGGATTCGAGCGCCGCGCTCTCGGCGCTCGGCTACCGGGTCGAATGGGAGGGGCTCGGCGGCGGGACGCTGCGGGAGAAGGCTGGCGACGGTACGGACGAACGGCGGTAG